CTAGATAGCTCCGATTCTTTTGCTTTCCTTGTTCCAAGTCATGCATATAGCTTGTATTAGTCTTACTGATGCGGTATTTTGTTCTAACAGGTATATACATTCCAGTGTGGTTTCATAAGGGTTTACTGCCTCCCCCACCACCTTCGCTTCCCCTCATTGTCATTGGTCCTGGAACTGGTTGTGCACCTTTTCGTGGATTTGTGGAGGAAAGAGCTGTACAGAGTCAATCTGGTACAATTGCTCCAACTCTTCTCTTCTTTGGTTGCCGAAATGAGAATAATGACTTTCTGTATAGagatttttggttctcccattCAGAAAATGACGGAGTGCTTTCAGAAGCCAAGGGTGGTGGGTTTTACGCTGCCTTCTCGAGAGACCAACCCCAGAAGGTTTATGTCCAACATAAAATGCAGGAACAAAGTGAAAGGATTTGGAATTTGCTGTGTGAGGGAGCGGCCATCTATGTTGCAGGGTCTTCAACAAAAATGCCATCAGATGTGATGGTAGCCTTTGAGGAGATTATATCTAAGGAAAGTGGGGCTCCGAGGGAATCTGCGGTGAGATGGCTGAGGTCCTTAGAAAAAGCTGGTAAATATCATGTTGAAGCTTGGTCATGAGACTGGGCGTTGTGAGTAAAGGGATCAAAATTGAAGGTACTGAGGCAATTTATGGAAACCATATAAAAAGCAACGATTTGATTTATCTTACTGTTACTGTTCTGGATTGTGGTATGTTTAGGTGTGCAAAATTTGTTGGTCGAGAACAGAAAATCTCAAGAAAAGTACCATTATTGAGGTTTCCAGTTTGGAATTCTTAGCTGTTGCCATTTAAATCTCTGGTTTTTAAGTAGACTTGAATCCAATATAGTTGGTTCTGTACCGGTTTTGGCGGTATTGGTTGGTGCAAACTGTTCCAATGCTAATTCATTGTTTCACATAGGTGAAAATTTCAGTCTATATTGAACGTATTGGCTTGTCGGACGTCACATTTATCGCGTTGGTTGATGtataaataatgttaaaaatatataaatttattttttttcatcctttACATGGTCTTCAACTTTTGATAGTTAaagaatttaaagtaaaaaagattaataaattaataaaagaagaatgtataaaacaaagaaatgaaagaggaaaAAAAGGGCAAAATCTGGTTTATGTTTTTACGGAACTTCTTGTTTGATGAATGAGATGAtattaatttattgtttattttgaaatCGTTGAATGTTGGATTTTTATTTCTAAAGTTTAttgataattattatatatatttgagaatAATGTCGGTTACTTTATTAAATGAGAgaacaataataacataaatcacataaaAAAACGaaaactataaagaaaattgggaaaGCAAGCCAAACCCAAAAGAGCCCTCTCTTCTGAAGGAGACTTTAACCAGCGCTAAACCTTCAAGCAAATTTTGGGGAAACAAAGATATCAAGAAATTCCTGAACTCGAAGCCTATTGAAATCTGGACTAAGGCGGATCGAGCGATCTTCTATCTTCGTCAGCGGCAAAGGTGGCCAACAACGGTGCTTCCTCCATCCAAAAACAATCTTCCGTTCTTGGCATGCCCCTTTGAGCCACTGTATGTTCAACCTAGTTTCCTGATCTAACTATGAAGGTGAACCGGTAGTCCAAAAACAATTTTGAAAGCTCATTTGCTTCCTAGATAAGTGCACTAATTTCTGAGAAATCTTCCAAGCTTGCGTTTAACTTTTGGATGACCGACCTGAATTCACTCTTTAGTATTACTAACTGGAAGCTCAAATCAAGTGCAAACCTTAACCCATGTACCACCACTAGAGCTTCTGCCGCAAACACTATAGGTGACTATAAGGTAAGATGCCTACATGCCCCCATAATTTGTCCATGTTCGTCTCTAATAATTACTCCTGAACGTGTTTTTCATTGTGTAAGGGAGAAACCGGCATCGACATTGATCTCAACAAATGATATCAGAGGAGCGGACCAGCAAACAGCTTGAGGTGGAGACGACCGATATATACTTGCAACAAGCATTTCAACATCTATACAGTAGCCACGAACAAAGGCAACCAAGTCCCCCACCCTTTGGTTTGTACCCTCATGTATACGCTTATTCCTAGCATACCAAATAACCCACAACACCACTACTATCTCCGCTCTTCTATTCGCAGAATGATTTTCAAACATCCATGATAACCATTCATGAAAGTCGATCTGTTCATTATTACCTGGGCTAACATAGTGTAAAGCTAGCCTTAAACCCCTTGCAAAATCATAGTATCGTAGAATATGGTTCACATCATCAACAGCTTGATAACATCTAAGGCATAGAGGGTCATTCGCAATTCTCTTGTTATATAAACTCGATTTTGTAGGCACAAAATGTTTCAAAAATTTCCACAAAGTGATTCGAATTTTTAGAGGGCAAGAGAGCATCCATATCTGTTGATATTGTTTTGGCCAAATTCAACCCGGGGCCcataaacaaaaaaatcaaaataaatagtcCATTTTGTTTACAAATTCAGACCCAAATTTTAAACCATGGCCCAAAATACAAACAGTCCAAtacaaaattgaaacccaaaccAAACACTTAAACCCTAGCCCAAACTTTTAAGCCCAAAACCAAAAAACATTTTTGGTAGAACCCTAGCAACCAGCCTTTAGCCGCCGCCACCGAAGCAGCCCCTAGGCACCGCACGTTGCGCGTCGTGCACTCTTCCACCATGCCACGTTAGAGACGTGCTTGTTCACGTACCTGCAAATGTGAAAAACAGTTGCAAAAATCAGCTATAAAATCTAAACAAATCGTTTGTAAAAGGGGATCGtttattttttttggatttgATGAATACAAAAGCAgagaatatacaaaaaaaaatagatacaCGAGCAAGCTATTTCAATAGAAACCAAATTGAAGATTCAGGaggtggtttttttttttcacttttcgcatttttttttcttttttttttgtttttcttgtctttttgcAAATTGATTTTAAACCTAGTTTTAAAcaaaaatcaaaggaaaaggCTCACTTGGATTTTCCCTGTGGTTCGGCGTCGGAGGTGGAGGCGTTGAGGCGCCGATGACCCTCCTATGTGGCTCCCCAAAGCAGGGTCGAAACCTTAGCAGAGGGATAGGgggccattttttttaaaaaaaaaattgaaaggcaAAAGGGGATTTTGCCCAAAAGACCTTTTTTTTGCTGCAAACAAAACTGCGCAGTTTAAGGGGGAGGGGGATCCGCGCGTCAACCCGCTCCAGGGCCCAGATCCGTGCCTTTGCGCATTAAATGGGGAATTTCGCGTCTAGTCCCTTCCCTTTGCGCCAGCTTTCAATTAGCCCCTATtgcattttacttttttttaaacttttcccTGAACCTTGCGCATCCTTTCAATTTAATCCGTACCTAGGTGTTGCCTTTTGGGATTTGGATCAATTGCACTTTTGGTCCCCGTGCATTGGCGCGCACTGTGATTTGACCCTTATTTTGCTATCcgttttatttgttaattatcCCTTTCAATTaggttttatttcaataattctaggtttaaatttatttaacattcttttttttttaaaaataaccctttttatttaaacatatattctAGGTTATTCTAATCCTTTTTACCTCATTTCAACTTGGTATTTTATTGCTATTTGTTTTTAAAACAgagttattatttaaaaaaattcttttatgtCATATTGTTCTCAAGTTATgtgttatatttaatttaattattcttacattaaatgtatatatataatttatatt
The Gossypium hirsutum isolate 1008001.06 chromosome A07, Gossypium_hirsutum_v2.1, whole genome shotgun sequence genome window above contains:
- the LOC107953212 gene encoding NADPH-dependent diflavin oxidoreductase 1 isoform X3; protein product: MSHLLLPGAISSRQDLVMSFFATAEHEKERLQYFASPEGRDDLYQYNQKERRTVLEVLEDFPSVQMPFEWFVQLAPPLKNRAFSISSSPLAHPTQVHLTVDVVSWTTPFKRKRQGLCSTWLASLDPEQSIYIPVWFHKGLLPPPPPSLPLIVIGPGTGCAPFRGFVEERAVQSQSGTIAPTLLFFGCRNENNDFLYRDFWFSHSENDGVLSEAKGGGFYAAFSRDQPQKVYVQHKMQEQSERIWNLLCEGAAIYVAGSSTKMPSDVMVAFEEIISKESGAPRESAVRWLRSLEKAGKYHVEAWS
- the LOC107953212 gene encoding NADPH-dependent diflavin oxidoreductase 1 isoform X4; protein product: MPFEWFVQLAPPLKNRAFSISSSPLAHPTQVHLTVDVVSWTTPFKRKRQGLCSTWLASLDPEQSIYIPVWFHKGLLPPPPPSLPLIVIGPGTGCAPFRGFVEERAVQSQSGTIAPTLLFFGCRNENNDFLYRDFWFSHSENDGVLSEAKGGGFYAAFSRDQPQKVYVQHKMQEQSERIWNLLCEGAAIYVAGSSTKMPSDVMVAFEEIISKESGAPRESAVRWLRSLEKAGKYHVEAWS